A window of Citrus sinensis cultivar Valencia sweet orange chromosome 7, DVS_A1.0, whole genome shotgun sequence contains these coding sequences:
- the LOC102628942 gene encoding geranylgeranyl pyrophosphate synthase, chloroplastic, with product MSCVNLAAWTQTCSIFNQASSRRSNKTQPFRTLTTLPVSLASQRPRRPVSISAVQTLEENPAPSPTFDFKSYMIQKASTVNQALDAAVSLKDPVKIHESMRYSLLAGGKRVRPVLCLAACDLVGGHESMAMPAACSIEMIHTMSLIHDDLPCMDNDPLRRGKPTNHTIYGEDVAVLAGDALLAYAFEHIAVCTKGVSPARIVRAIAELAKYIGADGLVAGQVIDINSEGQKDLGIEHLEFIHEHKTAALLEAAVVLGAILGGGTDNEVEKLRTFARCIGLLFQVVDDILDLTKSSKELGKTAGKDLVADKLTYPKLLGIEESKKLADKLNKDAQQQLSEFDQEKAVPLIALANYIAYRQN from the coding sequence ATGAGTTGCGTCAATCTTGCGGCATGGACTCAAACATGCTCAATCTTTAACCAAGCTAGCAGTCGCAGATCTAACAAAACTCAGCCGTTCCGTACGCTTACAACACTGCCCGTTTCCTTGGCTTCACAGAGACCAAGGCGCCCCGTTTCGATCTCCGCAGTTCAAACTCTCGAGGAAAACCCCGCCCCAAGCCCCACTTTCGATTTCAAGTCCTACATGATCCAAAAAGCAAGTACCGTCAACCAAGCCTTAGACGCCGCCGTTTCGCTCAAGGACCCCGTGAAGATCCACGAATCCATGCGATACTCTTTACTGGCGGGCGGCAAGCGGGTGCGCCCTGTGCTCTGCCTCGCCGCTTGTGACCTCGTTGGTGGCCACGAGTCCATGGCCATGCCAGCTGCATGCTCTATCGAGATGATCCACACCATGTCCTTAATTCACGACGATTTGCCTTGCATGGATAACGACCCTCTACGTCGAGGGAAGCCCACGAACCACACGATCTACGGCGAAGACGTCGCCGTTTTGGCCGGCGATGCGCTTTTGGCCTATGCTTTTGAACATATCGCTGTTTGTACAAAAGGGGTTTCGCCTGCAAGAATTGTCAGAGCTATTGCGGAATTGGCTAAATATATCGGAGCTGATGGACTTGTCGCCGGCCAAGTTATTGATATCAATTCTGAAGGCCAAAAAGATTTGGGAATTGAGCATCTTGAATTTATACATGAACACAAAACTGCAGCTTTATTGGAGGCTGCTGTTGTTCTTGGAGCCATATTGGGCGGCGGAACTGACAACGAAGTCGAGAAACTGAGAACTTTTGCTCGCTGTATTGGGCTTTTGTTTCAAGTAGTTGATGATATCCTCGATCTGACCAAGTCGTCAAAAGAATTGGGGAAGACTGCTGGCAAAGATTTGGTGGCCGATAAGTTAACTTATCCCAAGTTGCTGGGGATCGAAGAATCGAAGAAGTTAGCTGATAAGTTGAATAAAGATGCTCAACAGCAATTGTCGGAATTTGATCAGGAAAAGGCCGTGCCTTTGATTGCTTTGGCTAACTATATTGCTTATAGGCAGAATTGA
- the LOC102630486 gene encoding uncharacterized protein LOC102630486: MGSYRNNLNLRFGSGTDSRFKPPFLRRLETMKTRKVLGISLSLILINLAAIMERADENLLPSVYKEVSEAFNAGPSDLGYLTFIRNFVQGLSSPLAGVLVINYDRPAVLTIGILCWAFSTAAVGASQHFLHVGMWRAVNGFGLAIVIPALQSFIADSYKDGVRGAGFGLLSLVGTLGGIGGGVLATIMAGHQFWGVPGWRCAFILMATLSVLIAFLVLIFVVDPRKKASTFHGTGENFDRDELVEKGNTSVSSVWLESWMATKAVIKVPTFQIIVLQGIVGSLPWTAMVFFTMWFELIGFDHSSTAALLSLFAIGCAVGSFLGGVVADRISQAYPHSGRVMCAQFSAFMGIPFSWFLLTAIPQSVSNYYTYAVTLVLMGLTISWNATAANGPMFAEVVPAKHRTMIYAFDRAFEGSFSSFAAPLVGILSEKMFGYDSKAIDPVMGSPREALALSRGLLSMMAVPFGLCCLFYTPLYKIFKRDRENARLASFKEATSKDEEMF, translated from the exons ATGGGTAGTTATCGGAATAATCTTAATCTTAGATTTGGTTCGGGTACAGATTCAAGATTCAAGCCTCCTTTTCTTAGACGTCTCGAAACCATGAA AACAAGAAAGGTTTTGGggatttctctttctctcattCTCATCAACCTGGCTGCAATAATGGAACGTGCTGATGAAAATCTCTTGCCATCTGTTTACAAAGAAGTTAGTGAAGCTTTCAATGCTGGGCCATCTGATCTGGGGTATCTCACATTTATAAGGAACTTTGTGCAGGGACTGTCATCACCCTTGGCAGGCGTACTTGTTATTAACTATGACAGGCCTGCTGTCCTAACTATTGGGATTTTATGTTGGGCCTTTTCGACTGCTGCAGTAGGTGCAAGCCAGCATTTCCTGCATGTTGGAATGTGGAGAGCAGTAAATGGCTTTGGGCTGGCAATTGTTATACCAGCACTCCAGTCCTTCATTGCTGATAGCTATAAAGATGGTGTGAGAGGTGCTGGGTTTGGGCTGCTAAGCCTTGTTGGCACCTTGGGTGGCATAGGAGGTGGGGTTTTGGCAACGATCATGGCTGGTCATCAGTTCTGGGGTGTCCCTGGATGGCGCTGTGCCTTCATTTTGATGGCTACATTGAGTGTGCTGATTGCATTCCTTGTACTCATATTTGTTGTTGACCCAAGGAAAAAAGCTAGCACCTTTCATGGTACTGGTGAAAATTTTGACAG AGATGAACTAGTAGAAAAGGGCAATACAAGTGTATCATCTGTTTGGCTGGAGTCTTGGATGGCCACAAAAGCCGTCATCAAAGTGCCAACATTTCAGATAATTGTCTTGCAGGGCATTGTTGGTTCACTGCCATGGACTGCCATGGTATTCTTTACCATGTGGTTTGAATTAATTG gTTTTGATCATAGTAGTACGGCAGCCCTTTTAAGTCTTTTTGCCATTGGATGTGCTGTGGGGTCCTTCCTTGGTGGAGTAGTAGCAGATCGAATATCACAAGCCTATCCCCACAGTGGCCGTGTTATGTGTGCTCAGTTCAGTGCCTTCATGGGCATACCATTCTCATGGTTCCTTCTCACGGCAATTCCACAATCTGTTAGCAACTATTACACTTATGCTGTCACCCTTGTTCTAATGGGCTTAACCATCAGCTGGAATGCCACTGCTGCAAATGGCCCCATGTTTGCTGAGGTAGTCCCTGCCAAACACCGGACCATGATTTATGCATTTGACCGTGCTTTTGAAGGTTCGTTCTCTTCTTTTGCCGCCCCCTTGGTTGGAATTCTTTCAGAAAAGATGTTCGGCTATGATTCAAAGGCTATTGATCCAGTTATGGGGTCTCCGCGTGAGGCACTTGCTTTGTCCAGGGGGCTTCTGTCAATGATGGCTGTCCCATTCGGCTTGTGTTGCCTGTTTTACACGCCCTTGTATAAGATTTTTAAGCGAGACCGTGAAAATGCTAGACTGGCCAGTTTCAAAGAGGCCACTTCCAAAGACGAAGAAATGTTTTGA
- the LOC102629218 gene encoding NEDD8-conjugating enzyme Ubc12: MIRLFKVKEKQKEDAENNTGGTPVKKQCAGELRLHKDITELNLPEACKISFPNGQDDLMNFEVSIKPDEGYYQNGTFVFSFEVPPIYPHDAPKVKCKTKVYHPNIDLEGNVCLNVLREDWKPVLNINTIIYGLYHLFTEPNHEDPLNHDAAELLRDSPAYFESNVRMALQGGYIGDEYFEPVM, translated from the exons ATGATTCGACTATTTAAAGTAAAGGAAAAACAGAAAGAAGATGCTGAGAATAACACAGGAGGTACACCTGTTAAAAAGCAATGCGCTGGGGAATTGCGTCTTCACAAAG ATATCACTGAGCTGAACCTACCCGAAGCTTGCAAAATATCATTCCCCAACGGCCAGgatgatttaatgaattttgagGTCTCAATCAAACCTGATGAAGGATATTATCA AAATGGCACATTTGTGTTCTCTTTTGAAGTTCCCCCTATTTATCCACATGACGCACCAAAGGTTAAGTGTAAGACCAAG GTCTACCACCCAAATATTGACTTGGAAGGAAATGTTTGCCTCAACGTCTTACGAGAAGATTGGAAGCCTGTCCTCAACATAAACACTATTATTTACGGATTATATCATCTTTTCACG GAACCAAATCATGAGGACCCCCTTAATCATGATGCTGCTGAATTGTTGAGGGATAGCCCAGCTTATTTTGAGTCAAACGTGAGAATGGCTTTACAAGGTGGGTATATAGGGGACGAATATTTTGAGCCAGTTATGTAG